The following are encoded together in the Ranitomeya imitator isolate aRanImi1 chromosome 4, aRanImi1.pri, whole genome shotgun sequence genome:
- the UCN3 gene encoding urocortin-3 → MPHTRLLLLLLILCMARSSLHYNFYKTESIFSCLKEALEEAKRRSLEDNSVLNKRGYDFGPSDNLLSQEEEEEEEDEKEKRTFPAARYRYLSQAQVKGKVYQNKAKSDRRTKFTLSLDVPTNLMNILFDIAKAKNMRAKAAANAQLMAQIGRRK, encoded by the coding sequence ATGCCACACACAAGGCTACTCTTGCTACTGCTCATATTGTGCATGGCCCGGTCAAGTCTTCACTACAACTTTTACAAAACAGAGTCAATTTTCAGCTGTCTCAAAGAAGCCCTTGAGGAGGCCAAAAGAAGAAGTTTAGAAGACAATTCAGTTCTCAACAAGAGGGGCTATGACTTTGGACCAAGTGATAACCTATTATCccaggaagaagaggaagaagaagaggatgaGAAAGAAAAGAGGACATTTCCAGCTGCACGGTACAGATATCTGTCACAGGCCCAGGTGAAGGGTAAGGTGTATCAAAACAAGGCAAAAAGTGACCGTCGGACCAAATTCACTCTTTCATTGGATGTACCTACTAATCTAATGAACATCCTATTCGACATTGCAAAGGCTAAAAACATGAGGGCAAAGGCTGCAGCAAATGCCCAACTGATGGCTCAAATTGGTAGGCGAAAGTAA